The Falco rusticolus isolate bFalRus1 chromosome 15, bFalRus1.pri, whole genome shotgun sequence genome has a segment encoding these proteins:
- the LOC119158013 gene encoding leukotriene B4 receptor 1-like, whose protein sequence is MSQAEESSIHSTWNIVRSVVCIILSLSFIIGTPGNCIVIWTVCTKMKKVSPSVLLILNLAIADVLVLITLPVWIYSFADSWVFGVIFCKILVFIIYCSMYASIFLITALSLERLMAVFYPFTIQRYKTKEKISLIMFLIWFLSITFGVSVIPFQETEETNGRLLCTCRNYSSNRQKVSYLLLETLAGFVIPFLIICTCYVCVARRISRMTYQSKQRSERLIASIVVAFILCWFPHHLFNILDIISIQIELSNKELSLALDEIVGRGVYISGALVFISSCINPLLYAFAAQKFQNHLRFAKISKLFEQMSQTVTEEDKKKSLGAAKQEETLASTENL, encoded by the coding sequence ATGAGTCAAGCTGAGGAAAGCAGTATCCACTCAACATGGAATATTGTGCGGTCAGTAGTCTGCATAATACTGAGCTTGTCGTTCATTATTGGGACCCCTGGAAATTGCATCGTCATCTGGACTGTTTgtacaaaaatgaagaaagtatCTCCTTCAGTCCTGCTGATCTTAAATCTGGCCATTGCGGATGTCCTTGTGCTGATTACTTTACCAGTTTGGATTTACTCCTTTGCTGACTCATGGGTTTTTGGAGTCATCTTCTgcaaaatactggttttcattatttactGCAGCATGTATGCGAGTATATTTCTAATTACAGCACTGAGCTTGGAGCGGTTAATGGCTGTGTTTTACCCTTTCACAATTCAAAgatacaaaacaaaagaaaaaatttctttaatcATGTTCCTCATTTGGTTCCTGTCTATTACTTTTGGCGTTTCTGTCATTCCATTTCAAGAGACGGAAGAAACGAACGGTCGACTACTATGCACATGTCGTAACTACTCTTCTAACAGACAGAAAGTGTCATATCTTTTGCTGGAGACTCTTGCAGGTTTTGTAAtcccttttttaattatttgcactTGTTACGTGTGTGTTGCAAGAAGAATAAGCAGAATGACTTACCAATCTAAGCAGCGATCAGAACGGCTCATTGCCAGCATTGTGGTGGCATTCATTTTATGCTGGTTCCCTCATCATCTCTTTAACATCCTAGATATTATTTCAATTCAGATAGAACTCTCTAACAAGGAACTATCTTTGGCACTGGATGAAATTGTAGGCAGAGGAGTGTACATCTCTGGTGCACTTGTATTCATCAGTAGCTGTATTAACCCTCTACTTTATGCTTTTGCTGCCCAAAAATTTCAGAACCACCTGAGATTTGCCAAGATATCAAAGCTGTTTGAACAGATGAGTCAGACTGTAACagaggaagacaagaaaaaaagtttgggtGCAGCCAAACAAGAAGAAACTTTagcaagcacagaaaatctTTAA